A section of the Piliocolobus tephrosceles isolate RC106 chromosome 14, ASM277652v3, whole genome shotgun sequence genome encodes:
- the CAVIN4 gene encoding caveolae-associated protein 4, translating to MEHNGSASNADKIHQNRLSSVTEDEDAALTIVTVLDKVASIVDSVQASQKRIEERHREMENAIKSVQIDLLKLSQSHSNTGHIINKLFEKTRKVSAHIKDVKARVEKQQIHVKKVEVKQEEIMKKNKFRVVIFQEKFRCPTSLSVVKDRNLTENQEEEDDVFDPPIDLSSDEEYYVEESRSARLRKSGKERIDNIKKAFSKENMQKTRQNLDKKVNRIRTRIVTPERRERLRQSGERLRQSGERLRQSGERLRQSGERFKKSISNAAPSKEAFKMRSLRKGKDRTVAEGEECAREMGVDIIARSESLGPISELYSDELSEPEHEAARPVYPAHEEREIPTPEPVKVTFKSQVKVEDDESLLLDLKHSS from the exons atggaacatAATGGGTCTGCTTCAAATGCTGATAAAATCCACCAGAATCGCCTGTCGAGTGTTACAGAAGATGAAGACGCTGCTCTTACCATTGTGACTGTGCTGGACAAAGTAGCCTCCATCGTGGACAGTGTGCaggcaagccagaagagaatagAAGAGAGACACAGGGAAATGGAAAATGCCATAAAATCTGTCCAGATTGACCTGTTGAAGCTTTCACAGTCACATAGCAATACAGGGCATATCATTAACAAGTTGTTTGAGAAAACCCGAAAAGTTAGTGCTCACATTAAAGATGTGAAAGCCCGGGTAGAGAAGCAACAAATTCATGTTAAAAAAGTTGAAGTCAAACAAgaggaaataatgaagaaaaacaaatttcgCGTGGTAATATTCCAG gAGAAGTTTCGGTGTCCAACATCCCTGTCTGTTGTTAAAGACAGAAACCTAACTGAGAATcaagaggaggaggatgatgTCTTTGATCCCCCAATAGATCTCTCTTCGGATGAAGAATATTATGTTGAAGAAAGCAGATCCGCCAGGCTTAGAAAGTCAGGCAAGGAGCGCATTGATAATATCAAGAAGgcattttccaaagaaaacatgCAGAAGACACGGCAAAATTTGGACAAGAAAGTGAACAGAATTAGAACTAGAATAGTGACCCcggagaggagagagaggctaAGACAGTCAGGAGAGAGGCTGAGACAGTCAGGGGAGAGGCTGAGACAGTCAGGGGAGAGGCTGAGACAGTCAGGGGAGAGGTTTAAGAAATCTATTTCTAATGCAGCTCCCTCAAAGGAGGCTTTTAAGATGCGTAGCCTCAGGAAAGGCAAGGACCGAACAGTGGCCGAAGGTGAGGAATGTGCCAGGGAGATGGGCGTGGACATCATTGCCAGGAGCGAGTCTCTGGGCCCCATCAGTGAGCTCTACTCTGATGAGCTCAGTGAACCAGAACATGAGGCAGCCAGGCCGGTGTATCCTGCCCACGAAGAAAGGGAAATCCCCACCCCTGAGCCTGTAAAAGTTACTTTTAAATCTCAGGTGAAAGTAGAGGATGATGAATCTCTTTTGTTAGATTTAAAGCACTCATCGTAA